In Deltaproteobacteria bacterium, the genomic window CCGGGGATGGGCTCAGCCAGATCAAAAGGAGCATAATTTTCGGTAACACAGAAATACAGAGAGCGAAAAAGCTCCTGAAGGCATACGATGTTAGCGCCGCGAAGCGCCGCATGACGGATCGCTTCTTCAGCACGGGCCATGTTTTGCGTGGTATCTGCAACACAGCTCGTCTGGACGATTCCGATTTTAACTTTCCGCGTCTCTACCACAATACGGCTCCGCTCCCGGAAGGATATTTTGATCTAGCTAGGACGATCATCGGAAATATACGGAATACCTGCACTGCTGTCAACATGTTTGGGTTTTTTGAGCGGACACGGACTCCGACGGATTTTTCGTTGATTTAACCGGGACTTGAGGGTCTTTTAAACTGCTTGACAAGGTAAAATGCTTCGGATAATAGAGGAACTCCTGTTGAGGAAAACAAGGAAAGGGCCGATGTAGCTCAGCTGGTAGAGCAACTGATTCGTAATCAGTAGGTCTGCGGTTCGAATCCGCACATCGGCTCCAGATTTCCCGAGTCTCTCGATCTTTACAGCGAGAGACTTTTTGCGTTATGACCCGGAATGGGCTGTTTTGTTTCAAGATGCAATTAAGCTGAACAATCATGAGGACTGAAGAATGACGGAAGAAAAAAAATCATGCGATAGTTGCGAAAGCACCCAAGGTCAGCCGAGTGGCTTTCAGGAGTTTCTCGAACAGGAAGCGCTCAAGGACAGGATGGAGAAGGTCAAGCACAAGATCCTGGTCTTGTCCGGAAAAGGAGGTGTAGGAAAGAGTACGGTTGCCACGAATCTGGCGGTGGCTCTGTCCAAGGCGGGGAAGGCCGTGGGGCTTCTGGATGTTGATTTTCATGGACCCAGCATTCCCACGTTGCTAAATCTTGAGGGAAAACCAGTATACCAGCATGATGAGGGGTTGATTCCCGTTGAATTTGCCTCAGGCATCAAGGTTATGTCGGTGGGTTTCCTGTTGCGTGATCAGGATGAAGCTGTTATTTGGCGGGGACCGATGAAAATCAGCTTTCTCAAGCAGCTCCTTAAGGACGTGATCTGGGGCGATTTGGATTATCTGGTTATCGATTTCCCCCCCGGTACGGGAGACGAACCCTTGTCCATTGCTCAGATGATACCGGAATGCGACGGTGCGGTCATCGTTACGACGCCGCAGAATCTGTCACTAAATGATGTAAAGAAATCGATCAATTTCTGCCGGCGGATCAAGATTCCTGTCCTGGGCGTCATTGAGAACATGAGTGGTTTGATGTGTCCCCATTGCGGGCAAATGATCGATTTGTTCAAGAGCGGTGGTGGCGAGGCAATGGCGAACAAAATGGATGTGCCCTTCTTGGGCCGGATTCCTATCGATCCTCGTGTTGTGGAAGCTTCCGACCTCGGTGAACCCTTTATCGAGCGTCACGCCGACAGCGAAGGTGCGGCGGCATTCGCTCGGATCGTCCGGCAGTTGATAGACCCAAAAGCATAATATACTTGACTAGAAATGCATTTGGGGTTTCCGTGGTTTTCCGTAAAGGCGTGAAGAGTTGGTATATGCACTCTGCTGACCTTGAGGAATGTTGATGAAACGGGTAGAGTCGCTTCTCGTTACAGAAGAAACCATTTCCAATCTTTTCAGACTGATCGGCATGCTCCGGGAGCACGATTCTCTGGCGGTTCTCATGTATGGTGCCCCTGATCCCGATGCCATCTCTTCCGCCATGGCCCTGCGGGAAATAATCGAACAAAAGGCCGGTCTGTCCCGTTGTGTTTTTGCGGCAACCCACCCCTTCATCCGGCAACAGAATCTTGAATTCGCCCATGCCATGGGCGTTGATATTTCAATCATCGATGGGATTGATCTGGCCGATTACCGGTTGATCGCTCTGGTAGACAGTCAACCTCCTCTTTTTGGTGAAGTGCTTGAACGATACCGTCCGCATATTGTTTTCGACCACCATCCCCGTACGCCGGGCTGGCATGCTGAACTGGAAGACGTTCGGCCGAGGTACGGCGCCCTGTCCACCATCATGACGGGGTATCTTTTGGCGGCCCGCGTAAGGATTACACGGATGCTTTATACGGCCCTTTTGTACGGTATCCGGAGCGACACGAATAATCTGGAAAGGGATGCGTGCCTGGAAGATATCGGCGCGTATTATTTGAATTTTGCCCGTGCGAACCGGGGATTGATCCGGCGCATTGAATTGAACCAGATTCCGGAGCGTTACCTGAAGTATTTTGATTTTGCCTACAGACACAGGCATCGGCAACGCGAGAAAATAATCTGTTTTCTGGAAGCGGTGGAGAACGCTGATGTTTGTGTGCAAGTCGCGGATTTTCTTCTGCGCATTATCCAGATCTATTTTGTTGTGGTGGGGGGGATCGTCGGGAACCGCTTGATTGTTGTTTTCCGGGGTGATGGTTACCGGATGAACTGCGGAGACATTGCGTCCAGAACCTTCGGTCATTTGGGAAGTGCTGGAGGGCACCGGAGTGCCGCCCGGGCGGAAATTCATCTTGAAAAACTCAAGGAAATTTTAGCGGGGGATCTCTCCTGCAGGAATATGGAACATTTTCTCCTGCAGAGCCTGGAGGTCAAGCGCCAACGCCTCCGGGGAGACGGAACAAAGGAAAAGGGGTGATGAAACATCACCCCTTCGCTGGTTTGATCCCGGCTGCCGTTATGCGTCCGTTTTTTCCGGACTCGTCGTGTCTTTCGTCGGAGTATGAGCCGGCTTCTCTTCGCTACCGGAAGGCTTCTTCCCGCCATAATCCGTAACGTACCAGCCGCTACCCTTCAGGTGAAACGATGAGAGTGACAGAAGTTTGTCCACGCGCCCCTTGCAGAAACGGCAGCGTGAAATGGCAGGTTCGGTAATGCCTTGAAATTCTTCAAATTCTTTTCCACACTTCCGGCATTTATACTCATAAATTGGCATAATGCAAAAACCTCCTGATAAAACTTAATGGAAGAGCACTTCCAGATTATAGCGTTTGCTGAAACAGTCGAGAACGAGGTCTAGGTGCGGATAATCCATCGGTTTCAAGATGTCCTGTGTGATGTTGTTGACGGTTTGTTCTTCCAGTTCTCTCCGTTTACCCTCCATGTCGAAATCCGCCTGCCCTTTGGTGAAACGTACAACATGCACCAATTCGTGGGCGGCAATATACAGAAGAAGCGGTGACAGTCGGACGAAGGAACCCGCCCGTTCCACGGCGTCAAGAATCCGATGGTCGTGAAGACAGATCCGGTAAAAATCGAAACCGTTTTCGTTGCCGTCTTTATGATAGCCATATTTGCAAAGATGGGCGAAAACGCCGTCGTTGATCTCGTGGTTTTCCAAGTTGACCAGGGTTCTGACATCATAGCGCCAGGAACGCATCCTGGCGAGGGACAGACGATAATGACGGGAGACCATTTTTTCCGCTAGACAAAAAGACCGGCCAGCCTGAGCGATCTCATTCGCATTGAAATAACGATCCACGATACGCTCTCCATCACACTCGTTCCCATCGAAATTCGGGGTTAGTATAGGCATGAACCGGTGTTTGTCAAATATTTTGTGGATCCAAAATCGCACGGACTGCAAGAGTAAAAACGCGGTTATTTCTGAGTGGGTTCCGGAAGAGGTGACAGGTCCTGGCCTATAGAGGCCCCTTTTTCGTGCTGTGTGCTCTCAGGGCTGCCGTGATGATGAGATCAATCAGACCGGCTTGGGTCATATCCATGGCTGCGGCCTGATGGAAAAGAACCGTAGAGGGCGTCATGCCTGGCAGGGTATTGGCTTCCAGAACGACGATCCGTCCGTCGGGCAGAACGAACATGTCAATTCTGGCGTAACAACGGAGATTCAAGGCCGTAAAAGTTGCCAAGGCTGTTTCCTGTATTTTTTTCAGACTGGTTTCCGGCAACCGGGCTGGGGTCTTATTTTCACCTTTTCCGTAAAGGAACTTGTCTTCCAGGGAGAGAATACTGTTCCTGTCTGTCGGAATGGTTTCGGACGGAATCAAAGGAAAGGGTCTGTCTCCTTCCAGAATCCCGCAGGTTACCTCCATGCCGGTCAAAAATTCTTCGATCAGGGCGGTATTGTCCCACAAAAACGCGTTGGTCAGGGCAGGATTTACATCTTCACGCGAAACGGCCTTGGTCACGGCGGTGCTGCATCCTTCCCGGGCGGGTTTGATCACACAGGGGAAACCAATTTCGCTTTCGATTCGATCCGCTGTGGTGGCCTGCACGTCCGACGTCCAATCCGGTTTCGTGACAGCAATGGTTTTGGGCACATCAATCCCTGAGGCCGCCAGGAACTGACGACAAAAATGTTTGTCCATGCCCAGGGCCGATGCAAGCACGCCTGATCCCGTATAGGGCAGGCCAAGCAATTCGAGGAGTCCTTGCAGACAGCCGTCCTCACCGTATTTGCCGTGAAGGGCCAGAAAAGCTAAGTCGATGCGGGCCTTCAAATCTTCGTATCGAAGGGGTTTCGCCTCTTCCCGGAGGTCCTCCCCGATATCCTTCGTACTGTTGCGCATCAGGAGTTTCAGCGGAATCTCCCACAGGGAGGCGTTGTCATCCATAAAGATCGGAAGCGGATCATATTTTTTCCGATTGATCTTGCTGAAAATATTCCGTCCGCTTTCCAGTGAAATATCCTTCTCGGATGAAAGCCCCCCCAAAATGATGCCGATCTTCATTTTTGTCATGTCTGCCATGCCTATATCCTCAATATCAAACAAATTTATTCCTTACAGAGGCCCAATTTTTGCGCTATGGATTTGTATCGCGTTCTCTATGAGATGTGAGATGATCATGGATGGCAACATCCCCGAACAAGCGGCCTGTTCAAAGAAGAACGAGGATGGCGCCATGCCTGAAGAAGAATTGGGATCCGTGATCAGGATTCGTCCATCCGTAAGCAGAAAGCCGTCCATTCGCCCATAGGACCGAAAGCCCAGTGCAAGAAAAGCCCGCACCGCCGCTTCTTTGATTTTTTCAACAACGTCAGGAGGTATCGTCTTGGGGGGAGTAAACTTGCGGCAGCGTCCGGGCATGTACTTGTCATCGTAGGTGTAGAATTCGCTTTGCGGATGAATTTCTGTGACTTCCAGAGCCCGAATGTGCCCCTCTTCCTCCAGAACGATGGATGAGAATTCTGTTCCGTTCAGATATTCTTCAAGCAAAACCGAACTGTCCCATTGAAGGGCATTTTGGATGCCGTCTGCGAGCTCTTCAGAATCCTGAATAATGGTGACACCGGTACTCGAACCCTCCCGTGTAGGTTTGACCACAAGGGGAAAAGAGAAGCGCGACAGGATGTTGTCCCACACAGTTTTCGGATCCCTTACCCAGTCTCGTTCCGGGATGACCATGCTGGACGGTACGTCGAGACCCGCCGCCTTCAGAAAAATCAATTGGACGTGCTTATCCATACCAAGCGCGGAAGCCAGAACGCCCGATCCCGTGTATGGAATCCGAAGCAGTTCCAACAACCCCTGGATACAACCATCATCACCGTATTTACCATGAAGACAAATAAAGACGAAGTCAACTTTTTCTCCCAAGTCTTCGTAAGCCAGCCGTTGCCCTTCCCGTTCAAGGCGGTCCATGATGTCGACGGTCGTATTCTGGGAAACCAGCTGCCAGGGGATGCACCATAGGTTTCCACCATGGTCCATAAAGAGAGGTACACCTTCATAAAGTTCATTGTCCAAGTGATCATAGACATTTCTGCCGCTGTTCAAAGAGACTTCACGCTCAGAGGACAGCCCCCCCATGATGATGCCGATTTTCATTTTTTGCATAGAATGATCCGTTCCGTAATGTGGACAGCTTTCATTGATGATCGTTTGTCATGAGAGGGCTTACCCTTTTCGTGAACTTTTTTCAATATCCCAGATGAAAGTCACGCCACTGTTGGGGAAAATCCACTCCCGATTATCAACTTTCAATTCGATCGATTTGCCGCGTTCCCTGACAACTTCCGGATAGGGATTCTTACCGGCGAAAAAGGCCACTTCACGGACGTTCTGCAAATTCGTCCCCTCGTAGTCGAATGTAATGTTCAGACCTCGAGTGGGATAAATCAGGTAAACGGAAAACGTATTGCTGTTTTTGGGCTTCTTGGTGACGATTTCGATTTCCAGTTTAACGGGTTGATTACGTTTTCCCTTGAGGGTATCGCCGCCGCACCACACTTCATATCCTCTTTCCGTATGGTCCGACCGGATCAGGGGAATGGCATCCCCGTCTATGGCAACCCGAACAAACCGGAAATCCGGCTCCGTGGACTGATTGTCTCCTCGGCTGAAGAGCCAGCGGTACTCGCAGGCGGGATCGTTAAATAACGCTTCGAGTTGTTCGTTGTTGCGAGCGCAGCCGATAAAAAAAATTTCACTGCGAATGGCTTTATAATATTCGATGTGGGTCGTGACCTTGTAATATTTCTCCTCTTGGGGATCTGCCTGCCGTTCATCACCGGTAAAGTCGGCAATTCTGATATCGTAGCGGAAATCTGTTCGAAGTTCGAGCTGCCGGTCACCCTTGCCGAAGAGCGTTTCGAACATTTCATAATAAATGGCATCCCCCAACTCTGTGCTTTTCGCTCTGGCTTGAAAGCATTGGCGGATAATATTATCGATCCGCGAAAATGATTTCTCATCCTCCGGAATATAGATCCGCCGCAATCGGGGCTCAATGGCCCCGGCCTGACCCCTGTGGAGAAAAATCCGCGGTGCTCTTTTCCCGAGCATACAAAGGATCTCGTAATGAATGGTGTTGAGCCTTGCCGCAATATCGTTGACCGTGATTTCTTCCTGTTCGTCCTTTCCCAGGAGCGTGACGATATCCCCAATGGAGCAGCCGGGGATATGGGACACGTCAACCGTACACATATCCATGGAAATACGGCCGATGATGGGGGCCCGCTTCCCCCGGATCAGGACTTCACCCTGGTTGGAGAGGATCATCCCATATCCGTCACCGTAGCCGACGGGGATCGTCGCAATCCGGGTCGGCCGGTTCGTTATGTAGGATCGCCCGTAACCGATACAGTAGCCTTTGGCAAACCTTTTGACCAGAACCACCCGGGTCTTAAAACTCATGACCGGCTCAAGTTTTGCTCGTTCCTGCGTGTCCGGGGAGGGATGGATGCCGTAGGTCATCAGACCCGGTCGGACCATGTCGAAATGAAATTCCGGATAATTCAAAATACCGGCGCTGTTTCCCATATGTCGGAGGGGAAAGACCCTTCCTTCTCGACGAAGTTTTTGCAGGAGCCCTATGAAAAAGCGTCCTTGTGCATTGCTGTAATCGTTAATCTGCTCGGCGGAAGAGAAATGGGTAAAGATGCCTTCGAGAATCAAATTGGGATGCTGAGCAATCTCGCGGATAACCCGCATGGCTTCTTTGTGCATGGTGCCGCCGCGTCCC contains:
- the alr gene encoding alanine racemase; this translates as MKEEQYRSWVEVDLDHFTHNWEELKRLVGSSVRILQVVKADAYGHGAIEISNMALRNGASWLGVANADEGVQLRVSGIAAPILILSPSMDSEIREIIKYRLIPSVSDTHFAHVLQEQYAQAGISGPVHIEIDTGMGRGGTMHKEAMRVIREIAQHPNLILEGIFTHFSSAEQINDYSNAQGRFFIGLLQKLRREGRVFPLRHMGNSAGILNYPEFHFDMVRPGLMTYGIHPSPDTQERAKLEPVMSFKTRVVLVKRFAKGYCIGYGRSYITNRPTRIATIPVGYGDGYGMILSNQGEVLIRGKRAPIIGRISMDMCTVDVSHIPGCSIGDIVTLLGKDEQEEITVNDIAARLNTIHYEILCMLGKRAPRIFLHRGQAGAIEPRLRRIYIPEDEKSFSRIDNIIRQCFQARAKSTELGDAIYYEMFETLFGKGDRQLELRTDFRYDIRIADFTGDERQADPQEEKYYKVTTHIEYYKAIRSEIFFIGCARNNEQLEALFNDPACEYRWLFSRGDNQSTEPDFRFVRVAIDGDAIPLIRSDHTERGYEVWCGGDTLKGKRNQPVKLEIEIVTKKPKNSNTFSVYLIYPTRGLNITFDYEGTNLQNVREVAFFAGKNPYPEVVRERGKSIELKVDNREWIFPNSGVTFIWDIEKSSRKG
- a CDS encoding D-alanine--D-alanine ligase, giving the protein MADMTKMKIGIILGGLSSEKDISLESGRNIFSKINRKKYDPLPIFMDDNASLWEIPLKLLMRNSTKDIGEDLREEAKPLRYEDLKARIDLAFLALHGKYGEDGCLQGLLELLGLPYTGSGVLASALGMDKHFCRQFLAASGIDVPKTIAVTKPDWTSDVQATTADRIESEIGFPCVIKPAREGCSTAVTKAVSREDVNPALTNAFLWDNTALIEEFLTGMEVTCGILEGDRPFPLIPSETIPTDRNSILSLEDKFLYGKGENKTPARLPETSLKKIQETALATFTALNLRCYARIDMFVLPDGRIVVLEANTLPGMTPSTVLFHQAAAMDMTQAGLIDLIITAALRAHSTKKGPL
- a CDS encoding Mrp/NBP35 family ATP-binding protein is translated as MTEEKKSCDSCESTQGQPSGFQEFLEQEALKDRMEKVKHKILVLSGKGGVGKSTVATNLAVALSKAGKAVGLLDVDFHGPSIPTLLNLEGKPVYQHDEGLIPVEFASGIKVMSVGFLLRDQDEAVIWRGPMKISFLKQLLKDVIWGDLDYLVIDFPPGTGDEPLSIAQMIPECDGAVIVTTPQNLSLNDVKKSINFCRRIKIPVLGVIENMSGLMCPHCGQMIDLFKSGGGEAMANKMDVPFLGRIPIDPRVVEASDLGEPFIERHADSEGAAAFARIVRQLIDPKA
- a CDS encoding D-alanine--D-alanine ligase gives rise to the protein MQKMKIGIIMGGLSSEREVSLNSGRNVYDHLDNELYEGVPLFMDHGGNLWCIPWQLVSQNTTVDIMDRLEREGQRLAYEDLGEKVDFVFICLHGKYGDDGCIQGLLELLRIPYTGSGVLASALGMDKHVQLIFLKAAGLDVPSSMVIPERDWVRDPKTVWDNILSRFSFPLVVKPTREGSSTGVTIIQDSEELADGIQNALQWDSSVLLEEYLNGTEFSSIVLEEEGHIRALEVTEIHPQSEFYTYDDKYMPGRCRKFTPPKTIPPDVVEKIKEAAVRAFLALGFRSYGRMDGFLLTDGRILITDPNSSSGMAPSSFFFEQAACSGMLPSMIISHLIENAIQIHSAKIGPL
- a CDS encoding zinc ribbon domain-containing protein — its product is MPIYEYKCRKCGKEFEEFQGITEPAISRCRFCKGRVDKLLSLSSFHLKGSGWYVTDYGGKKPSGSEEKPAHTPTKDTTSPEKTDA
- a CDS encoding phosphoesterase, translated to MKRVESLLVTEETISNLFRLIGMLREHDSLAVLMYGAPDPDAISSAMALREIIEQKAGLSRCVFAATHPFIRQQNLEFAHAMGVDISIIDGIDLADYRLIALVDSQPPLFGEVLERYRPHIVFDHHPRTPGWHAELEDVRPRYGALSTIMTGYLLAARVRITRMLYTALLYGIRSDTNNLERDACLEDIGAYYLNFARANRGLIRRIELNQIPERYLKYFDFAYRHRHRQREKIICFLEAVENADVCVQVADFLLRIIQIYFVVVGGIVGNRLIVVFRGDGYRMNCGDIASRTFGHLGSAGGHRSAARAEIHLEKLKEILAGDLSCRNMEHFLLQSLEVKRQRLRGDGTKEKG